The Girardinichthys multiradiatus isolate DD_20200921_A chromosome 24, DD_fGirMul_XY1, whole genome shotgun sequence genome has a window encoding:
- the jam2a gene encoding junctional adhesion molecule 2A isoform X1, translated as MEGTSLYLPIVVLLMQCSPSVPVTVSTNRHKVEVEEFSDAVLSCLFHTENDQNPRIEWKKKAKEVSFVYFNGRFRGPFEGRATIDGATVTLHKVTQEDAGEYRCEISASQDAVSLGETNITLNVLVPPQTPLCEVPASAVTGSVVQMRCRDQQSVPPATYSWFKDNKPISPPRHANATYLINSHTGILEFKAVAKEDSGLYSCLASNGVGSPKMCVGKHMAIEDVNITVIVGAVVVVFLILVVCGCGGMLLHRNGLLTQGPRGRSFWISQCHGAAHISSQTLHRTEDTSNVNYIPPPQEHQDFKHTQSFML; from the exons ATTGTTGTTTTACTGATGCAAT GTTCCCCCTCTGTTCCCGTGACCGTGTCGACCAACAGACATAAGGTGGAGGTAGAGGAGTTCTCAG ATGCAGTGCTGTCGTGCCTGTTCCACACAGAGAACGACCAAAACCCGCGAATCGAGTGGAAGAAGAAGGCAAAAGAGGTCTCGTTTGTCTACTTCAACGGACGCTTCAGAG GTCCCTTCGAAGGCCGAGCAACCATTGATGGGGCGACAGTGACGCTGCACAAGGTGACCCAGGAGGACGCCGGAGAGTACCGCTGCGAGATCAGTGCTTCCCAAGACGCCGTCAGCCTGGGCGAGACCAACATCACTCTTAATGTCCTAG TGCCCCCACAAACCCCCTTATGTGAAGTCCCCGCCTCGGCTGTGACGGGCTCGGTGGTGCAGATGCGCTGTCGGGACCAACAGAGCGTCCCACCTGCTACATACTCCTGGTTCAAGGACAACAAGCCAATCAGCCCGCCCCGTCACGCCAACGCGACCTATCTAATCAACTCCCACACGGGAATACTG GAGTTCAAAGCTGTGGCCAAAGAGGACAGTGGTCTCTACAGCTGCCTGGCATCCAATGGGGTGGGATCGCCCAAAATGTGTGTGGGCAAGCACATGGCGATAG AGGACGTCAACATCACTGTAATCGTGGGAGCCGTGGTGGTGGTCTTCCTGATCCTCGTGGTCTGTGGCTGCGGCGGGATGCTTTTGCACCGTAATGGCTTACTCACCC AAGGACCCAGAGGGAG gtCATTTTGGATCTCCCAGTGTCACGGTGCAGCCCACATCAGCAGCCAAACCCTGCACAGAACAGAAGACAC GTCTAATGTCAACTATATCCCCCCACCCCAAGAA
- the jam2a gene encoding junctional adhesion molecule 2A isoform X3: MEGTSLYLPIVVLLMQCSPSVPVTVSTNRHKVEVEEFSDAVLSCLFHTENDQNPRIEWKKKAKEVSFVYFNGRFRGPFEGRATIDGATVTLHKVTQEDAGEYRCEISASQDAVSLGETNITLNVLVPPQTPLCEVPASAVTGSVVQMRCRDQQSVPPATYSWFKDNKPISPPRHANATYLINSHTGILEFKAVAKEDSGLYSCLASNGVGSPKMCVGKHMAIEDVNITVIVGAVVVVFLILVVCGCGGMLLHRNGLLTRPRGRSNVNYIPPPQEHQDFKHTQSFML, translated from the exons ATTGTTGTTTTACTGATGCAAT GTTCCCCCTCTGTTCCCGTGACCGTGTCGACCAACAGACATAAGGTGGAGGTAGAGGAGTTCTCAG ATGCAGTGCTGTCGTGCCTGTTCCACACAGAGAACGACCAAAACCCGCGAATCGAGTGGAAGAAGAAGGCAAAAGAGGTCTCGTTTGTCTACTTCAACGGACGCTTCAGAG GTCCCTTCGAAGGCCGAGCAACCATTGATGGGGCGACAGTGACGCTGCACAAGGTGACCCAGGAGGACGCCGGAGAGTACCGCTGCGAGATCAGTGCTTCCCAAGACGCCGTCAGCCTGGGCGAGACCAACATCACTCTTAATGTCCTAG TGCCCCCACAAACCCCCTTATGTGAAGTCCCCGCCTCGGCTGTGACGGGCTCGGTGGTGCAGATGCGCTGTCGGGACCAACAGAGCGTCCCACCTGCTACATACTCCTGGTTCAAGGACAACAAGCCAATCAGCCCGCCCCGTCACGCCAACGCGACCTATCTAATCAACTCCCACACGGGAATACTG GAGTTCAAAGCTGTGGCCAAAGAGGACAGTGGTCTCTACAGCTGCCTGGCATCCAATGGGGTGGGATCGCCCAAAATGTGTGTGGGCAAGCACATGGCGATAG AGGACGTCAACATCACTGTAATCGTGGGAGCCGTGGTGGTGGTCTTCCTGATCCTCGTGGTCTGTGGCTGCGGCGGGATGCTTTTGCACCGTAATGGCTTACTCACCC GACCCAGAGGGAG GTCTAATGTCAACTATATCCCCCCACCCCAAGAA
- the jam2a gene encoding junctional adhesion molecule 2A isoform X2, with protein MEGTSLYLPIVVLLMQCSPSVPVTVSTNRHKVEVEEFSDAVLSCLFHTENDQNPRIEWKKKAKEVSFVYFNGRFRGPFEGRATIDGATVTLHKVTQEDAGEYRCEISASQDAVSLGETNITLNVLVPPQTPLCEVPASAVTGSVVQMRCRDQQSVPPATYSWFKDNKPISPPRHANATYLINSHTGILEFKAVAKEDSGLYSCLASNGVGSPKMCVGKHMAIEDVNITVIVGAVVVVFLILVVCGCGGMLLHRNGLLTRPRGRSFWISQCHGAAHISSQTLHRTEDTSNVNYIPPPQEHQDFKHTQSFML; from the exons ATTGTTGTTTTACTGATGCAAT GTTCCCCCTCTGTTCCCGTGACCGTGTCGACCAACAGACATAAGGTGGAGGTAGAGGAGTTCTCAG ATGCAGTGCTGTCGTGCCTGTTCCACACAGAGAACGACCAAAACCCGCGAATCGAGTGGAAGAAGAAGGCAAAAGAGGTCTCGTTTGTCTACTTCAACGGACGCTTCAGAG GTCCCTTCGAAGGCCGAGCAACCATTGATGGGGCGACAGTGACGCTGCACAAGGTGACCCAGGAGGACGCCGGAGAGTACCGCTGCGAGATCAGTGCTTCCCAAGACGCCGTCAGCCTGGGCGAGACCAACATCACTCTTAATGTCCTAG TGCCCCCACAAACCCCCTTATGTGAAGTCCCCGCCTCGGCTGTGACGGGCTCGGTGGTGCAGATGCGCTGTCGGGACCAACAGAGCGTCCCACCTGCTACATACTCCTGGTTCAAGGACAACAAGCCAATCAGCCCGCCCCGTCACGCCAACGCGACCTATCTAATCAACTCCCACACGGGAATACTG GAGTTCAAAGCTGTGGCCAAAGAGGACAGTGGTCTCTACAGCTGCCTGGCATCCAATGGGGTGGGATCGCCCAAAATGTGTGTGGGCAAGCACATGGCGATAG AGGACGTCAACATCACTGTAATCGTGGGAGCCGTGGTGGTGGTCTTCCTGATCCTCGTGGTCTGTGGCTGCGGCGGGATGCTTTTGCACCGTAATGGCTTACTCACCC GACCCAGAGGGAG gtCATTTTGGATCTCCCAGTGTCACGGTGCAGCCCACATCAGCAGCCAAACCCTGCACAGAACAGAAGACAC GTCTAATGTCAACTATATCCCCCCACCCCAAGAA
- the jam2a gene encoding junctional adhesion molecule 2A isoform X4: MEGTSLYLPIVVLLMQCPFEGRATIDGATVTLHKVTQEDAGEYRCEISASQDAVSLGETNITLNVLVPPQTPLCEVPASAVTGSVVQMRCRDQQSVPPATYSWFKDNKPISPPRHANATYLINSHTGILEFKAVAKEDSGLYSCLASNGVGSPKMCVGKHMAIEDVNITVIVGAVVVVFLILVVCGCGGMLLHRNGLLTQGPRGRSFWISQCHGAAHISSQTLHRTEDTSNVNYIPPPQEHQDFKHTQSFML; this comes from the exons ATTGTTGTTTTACTGATGCAAT GTCCCTTCGAAGGCCGAGCAACCATTGATGGGGCGACAGTGACGCTGCACAAGGTGACCCAGGAGGACGCCGGAGAGTACCGCTGCGAGATCAGTGCTTCCCAAGACGCCGTCAGCCTGGGCGAGACCAACATCACTCTTAATGTCCTAG TGCCCCCACAAACCCCCTTATGTGAAGTCCCCGCCTCGGCTGTGACGGGCTCGGTGGTGCAGATGCGCTGTCGGGACCAACAGAGCGTCCCACCTGCTACATACTCCTGGTTCAAGGACAACAAGCCAATCAGCCCGCCCCGTCACGCCAACGCGACCTATCTAATCAACTCCCACACGGGAATACTG GAGTTCAAAGCTGTGGCCAAAGAGGACAGTGGTCTCTACAGCTGCCTGGCATCCAATGGGGTGGGATCGCCCAAAATGTGTGTGGGCAAGCACATGGCGATAG AGGACGTCAACATCACTGTAATCGTGGGAGCCGTGGTGGTGGTCTTCCTGATCCTCGTGGTCTGTGGCTGCGGCGGGATGCTTTTGCACCGTAATGGCTTACTCACCC AAGGACCCAGAGGGAG gtCATTTTGGATCTCCCAGTGTCACGGTGCAGCCCACATCAGCAGCCAAACCCTGCACAGAACAGAAGACAC GTCTAATGTCAACTATATCCCCCCACCCCAAGAA